One genomic window of Methanosarcina acetivorans C2A includes the following:
- a CDS encoding DUF927 domain-containing protein, giving the protein MKSELKEKYYSREEQSSEYDFTIDFDIHPFRISKTGIEKYYKYDRKDGQEVEGWEMVTCTPIIIHSIGECVDDEAYMYQIKYRTVIGQEFSKWVTPEVLLTSSMKELVNLGLQFVDADQKNLKYYFKQLLGYAYQIPTEFTARTNGWKKENSIFITGSYAHMAQGRKEILALTEEIASAYEIKGNKKEWIENLTPLLEYDLIRLKCYATVAAMLIRFIGVKSFIVHNYYESSGLKSVSMQLASSLVGNPLELIKDADSTKVGIEKTLEYNTDTPIYFDETSNNEKFREAIYMIGNEQGKGRGNKEGGIDKTGKWKTVVQTTGEQPLTKANSTNTGQQIRVLEIFEGIPRLDSDYIETVKDTLENNYGLFLDEIVQTIFKRKDKLKQVYKNLTMFFDKSNTVFADRSKTYFVALAVGGFILEEIFEKNGIPTKDPHKVCNKYYQRVVIEDRTIPYYLRALDTTYSWHLRNKKFFEYSKELDPEEIFTYTRGSIELFGWITKDAIYYDPDKLHDYLVSKGFNFERVIQDWKNNNVLEPTMMKTDTGELRYKSWKKYTVINGQRVKGVKIPFTRLQEVLEIRDGEIYDIKNSDEVKIEEIHVSLIEACSKYLAENQKFKNVSYSPEDVADMFIRSEDRTELLMYGRDNIVKAFRTCKNRK; this is encoded by the coding sequence ATGAAATCAGAACTAAAAGAAAAATACTATTCAAGAGAAGAACAGTCTTCAGAATATGATTTCACTATAGATTTTGATATACATCCCTTCAGGATCTCAAAAACCGGCATAGAAAAATACTACAAATACGACAGGAAGGATGGCCAAGAGGTCGAAGGCTGGGAGATGGTAACCTGTACGCCCATAATCATTCACTCGATAGGTGAATGTGTGGATGATGAAGCTTACATGTACCAGATAAAATACAGGACCGTAATAGGCCAGGAGTTTTCGAAATGGGTAACTCCTGAAGTCCTGCTCACGTCAAGCATGAAAGAGCTGGTAAATTTAGGTCTTCAGTTTGTGGATGCTGATCAGAAAAATCTGAAATACTACTTTAAGCAGCTTTTAGGGTATGCCTACCAGATCCCAACAGAATTCACTGCTAGGACAAACGGCTGGAAAAAAGAAAACTCTATTTTTATCACAGGGTCCTATGCGCATATGGCACAAGGAAGAAAAGAAATCCTTGCTCTTACCGAAGAGATAGCAAGCGCATATGAAATTAAAGGAAATAAAAAAGAATGGATAGAAAACCTTACCCCTCTTCTCGAATATGACCTTATCCGGCTGAAGTGCTATGCAACCGTAGCAGCCATGCTTATCCGGTTCATTGGCGTGAAATCCTTCATAGTCCATAATTACTATGAGAGTAGCGGGCTTAAGTCCGTCTCCATGCAGCTGGCCAGCTCCCTGGTAGGCAACCCCCTTGAACTCATCAAGGATGCAGACAGCACCAAAGTAGGCATAGAAAAAACCCTGGAGTACAACACCGATACCCCTATCTATTTTGATGAAACCAGCAATAACGAAAAGTTCCGAGAAGCAATTTACATGATAGGGAATGAGCAGGGAAAAGGAAGGGGAAATAAGGAAGGAGGAATCGACAAAACTGGAAAATGGAAAACAGTGGTACAGACAACAGGAGAACAGCCTTTAACAAAAGCCAACAGCACTAACACAGGACAACAAATAAGAGTGCTGGAAATCTTCGAAGGAATTCCACGCCTAGACTCGGATTACATAGAGACGGTAAAGGATACGCTGGAAAATAATTACGGGTTATTTCTGGATGAAATAGTCCAGACTATTTTTAAAAGAAAGGACAAATTAAAACAGGTATATAAAAACCTGACTATGTTCTTTGATAAGTCAAATACCGTATTTGCCGACCGGTCCAAAACATATTTTGTTGCCCTTGCTGTAGGCGGTTTCATCCTGGAAGAAATCTTCGAGAAAAACGGGATCCCCACAAAAGACCCTCATAAGGTATGCAACAAGTACTATCAGAGAGTTGTAATTGAGGATCGCACAATACCATATTATTTGAGGGCACTTGACACAACTTATTCCTGGCACCTGAGAAACAAGAAGTTCTTTGAATACTCAAAGGAGCTGGACCCGGAAGAGATCTTTACCTATACAAGGGGATCTATAGAACTTTTTGGCTGGATTACAAAAGATGCCATATACTATGATCCGGACAAGTTGCATGATTATCTGGTATCCAAAGGTTTCAATTTTGAAAGGGTAATCCAGGACTGGAAAAACAATAATGTCTTAGAGCCCACAATGATGAAAACAGATACAGGCGAACTTAGATATAAGTCCTGGAAAAAATATACGGTAATAAACGGACAAAGAGTAAAAGGCGTAAAGATTCCATTTACCAGGTTACAGGAAGTTCTGGAAATAAGAGATGGTGAAATTTACGACATAAAGAACAGTGACGAAGTGAAGATAGAAGAGATTCATGTTTCATTGATAGAAGCTTGCAGTAAGTACTTAGCAGAGAATCAAAAATTTAAAAATGTATCATACTCTCCTGAAGACGTTGCAGACATGTTCATAAGATCGGAGGACAGAACAGAATTATTAATGTATGGAAGAGATAATATAGTAAAAGCCTTTAGAACCTGTAAAAACCGAAAATAA
- a CDS encoding ADP-ribosylglycohydrolase family protein, which translates to MIIRNMEDALNIENKLRGYLFGTACADALGRPVERLTLEQIRGKYGEDGILEFPPESPWTDDTQLMLVLARGLLNGAELELPRLMDKIAEELILWLDEPDLGAGATTRGAALNLRDGIPWSMSGINSKTCGSLMRVGILGFIFQNDPEKLIKAASLSGRITHSHPTADAASIAGAYAVKLALDGVAPEDMFLPLLKVIEGISDEFTEAFKGSYEIAHSNLSDEEALQKIGQGWYADETFALSYFCILRYPDDYKKAVQTAVNITGDSDSVGSVAGGILGARLGIEAVPTSWVKALKEKEKLEGMVMPLLEKYFQVSGMK; encoded by the coding sequence ATGATAATCAGAAATATGGAAGACGCTCTGAATATCGAAAACAAACTCCGAGGCTACCTCTTCGGCACAGCCTGTGCCGATGCCCTCGGCCGCCCCGTAGAACGCCTGACCCTTGAACAAATAAGGGGGAAATACGGAGAAGATGGAATCCTTGAGTTTCCTCCTGAGTCCCCCTGGACTGATGATACTCAGTTAATGCTTGTGCTTGCCCGTGGCCTTCTGAATGGAGCAGAACTCGAACTTCCCAGACTTATGGATAAGATTGCAGAAGAACTTATCCTGTGGCTGGATGAACCCGACCTTGGTGCAGGAGCGACGACCAGAGGTGCAGCCCTCAATCTCAGGGACGGGATTCCCTGGAGCATGTCAGGAATAAATTCAAAAACGTGTGGAAGCCTTATGAGGGTAGGGATTCTTGGCTTCATTTTCCAGAATGATCCGGAAAAATTGATTAAAGCCGCCTCTCTTTCCGGCAGAATTACTCACTCCCATCCAACCGCAGACGCCGCATCCATTGCAGGAGCATATGCAGTAAAACTGGCTCTTGATGGGGTGGCCCCTGAAGATATGTTTTTACCCCTTCTCAAGGTAATAGAAGGCATTTCTGACGAGTTTACGGAAGCCTTCAAAGGCTCTTATGAGATTGCTCACAGTAATTTAAGCGACGAAGAGGCTCTCCAGAAAATCGGTCAGGGCTGGTATGCAGATGAAACCTTTGCACTTTCCTATTTCTGCATCCTGAGATATCCTGATGATTACAAAAAAGCCGTTCAGACTGCGGTGAACATAACCGGAGACTCGGATTCAGTGGGTAGTGTTGCAGGCGGAATTCTCGGGGCAAGACTCGGAATCGAAGCAGTTCCGACCTCCTGGGTTAAAGCCTTGAAGGAAAAAGAGAAACTAGAAGGAATGGTTATGCCTCTGCTTGAAAAGTATTTTCAGGTTTCAGGGATGAAGTGA
- a CDS encoding GIY-YIG nuclease family protein, giving the protein MDFSKMDFSEKGVYCLVFENLDCVIKVGKKGFFSFSEGFHIYTGSALGPGGMKRVKRHIDLSLKKDKKPRWHVDYLHLNSSFRLTWAVCAATSARLECELARGLGGDSVQGFGCTDCACKSHLFYRKDNPLSEVKGIFEALGLRAVVLEC; this is encoded by the coding sequence ATGGATTTTTCGAAAATGGATTTTTCCGAAAAAGGAGTTTACTGCCTGGTATTCGAAAACCTGGATTGCGTAATTAAAGTAGGGAAAAAAGGCTTTTTTTCGTTTTCTGAAGGTTTTCATATCTACACAGGCTCGGCGCTCGGACCCGGAGGCATGAAGCGGGTCAAAAGGCATATCGACCTTTCTTTAAAGAAGGATAAAAAACCCAGATGGCATGTCGATTATCTACACCTGAATTCTTCATTCAGACTGACATGGGCAGTTTGTGCCGCCACTTCTGCCCGGCTTGAGTGCGAACTTGCCCGCGGACTCGGAGGAGATTCGGTTCAGGGCTTCGGGTGCACGGACTGTGCCTGCAAATCCCATCTTTTTTACAGGAAAGATAACCCTCTTTCAGAGGTCAAAGGGATTTTTGAAGCGCTTGGGCTCCGGGCTGTTGTGCTTGAGTGCTGA
- a CDS encoding MBL fold metallo-hydrolase produces MEHFSFIACMPDKPGALHRAAEIITRYEGNINRIQYDRRIDRNTVFFEVTAASRAYRKILEELERIGYLQTSLQPVAFLKFNVYLPNCPGALFDFLNHTTSSGANITFLDFDDQGQHPERLVVSLNIEDASLIDALLNRLKSKYRLEIVEYDTTGEKLDDTVFYLRLAQKLRNYVGNAEDAFLMKFLHDINHIAQELSNLRKDPVEVFENILKVGETLSRTSGEGFYADVQRVRIKDGIELFCFQLPCGGNIYLFDTPDERVMIDTGYGIYQPDVVNALQHYGLGDLSLLKRIYITHADADHCGAAGYFAAPSYLNKETLKITRETSRAYGSSNQGCILEEIYTKMINLFSRFTPPSNVILFPEIPVQAEEVEKRGAFPLIARFRIGDLEFEALQGLGGHMHGEIFYLCPEEGLIFPQDAVINFRSLSQERTEYNILADYLMTSVNVDSTLAREERNALMSLILELESELSKKGKKCLICCGHGSVSELEGGKLVEHSGSERYLARKTP; encoded by the coding sequence ATGGAACACTTCTCTTTTATCGCCTGCATGCCCGATAAGCCCGGAGCCCTGCACAGAGCAGCCGAGATAATCACGCGGTATGAAGGAAACATCAACCGGATACAGTATGACCGGAGGATCGACAGGAACACCGTTTTTTTCGAGGTGACGGCAGCTTCCCGGGCTTATCGGAAAATCCTTGAGGAGCTGGAAAGAATAGGGTACCTCCAAACCTCCCTGCAACCTGTGGCGTTTCTGAAATTCAATGTCTATCTCCCGAACTGCCCCGGAGCATTATTCGATTTCCTGAATCATACTACTTCTTCAGGGGCAAATATCACTTTTCTCGACTTTGATGACCAGGGGCAGCACCCCGAAAGGCTTGTCGTGAGCCTGAACATCGAAGATGCCAGCCTTATAGATGCACTCCTGAACCGGCTCAAATCAAAGTACAGGCTTGAGATCGTTGAGTATGACACCACAGGAGAAAAGCTCGATGACACTGTTTTTTACCTCCGACTTGCCCAGAAATTAAGGAACTATGTCGGAAACGCAGAAGATGCTTTTTTAATGAAATTTCTGCACGACATCAACCACATCGCCCAGGAGCTCTCAAACCTGCGGAAAGACCCTGTTGAGGTCTTTGAAAACATCCTCAAAGTCGGGGAAACCCTCAGCCGGACTTCAGGGGAAGGCTTTTATGCCGATGTGCAAAGGGTCAGGATAAAGGACGGAATTGAACTTTTCTGCTTCCAGCTGCCCTGCGGAGGAAACATCTATCTTTTCGATACTCCTGACGAAAGGGTCATGATCGATACGGGATACGGGATATACCAGCCGGATGTAGTGAATGCGCTCCAGCACTACGGGCTTGGAGACCTGAGCCTCCTTAAAAGGATCTACATTACCCATGCAGACGCGGACCACTGCGGAGCTGCAGGCTATTTTGCCGCCCCTTCTTACCTCAATAAGGAAACCCTGAAAATCACGCGGGAAACCAGTAGAGCTTACGGATCCAGCAACCAGGGCTGCATCTTAGAAGAGATCTACACAAAAATGATTAATCTCTTTTCAAGGTTCACCCCTCCTTCAAATGTAATTCTTTTCCCCGAGATCCCGGTTCAGGCCGAAGAAGTCGAGAAAAGGGGAGCTTTTCCGCTTATTGCTCGCTTCAGGATAGGAGACCTTGAGTTTGAAGCCCTTCAGGGTCTGGGAGGACACATGCATGGGGAAATCTTTTACCTGTGCCCTGAAGAAGGGCTTATCTTCCCCCAGGACGCGGTGATTAACTTCAGGAGCCTGAGCCAGGAGAGGACGGAGTACAATATCCTTGCCGATTACCTCATGACATCGGTAAATGTAGACAGCACCCTTGCAAGAGAAGAACGAAACGCCCTCATGTCCCTGATACTTGAACTTGAAAGCGAGCTTTCAAAGAAAGGCAAGAAATGCCTCATCTGCTGCGGACATGGATCAGTATCCGAACTTGAAGGCGGAAAGCTTGTCGAACATTCCGGTTCAGAGAGATACCTTGCAAGAAAAACTCCGTAG
- a CDS encoding phosphatase PAP2 family protein: protein MLFVSLKFDYFLFLIIAILYYYKGREQTILFLALLVSAWALALALKPVFEVPRPEDVRFVTCTTGYSMPSGHSLMSFALAIFLHPRAGKYKLLVWVFAITVSLSRIFIGVHYPSDVIVGAFIGCLAGIFWLYVEKMLTKYGLLGNSGTPAGK, encoded by the coding sequence ATGTTATTTGTAAGCCTTAAATTCGATTATTTTCTTTTCCTGATTATTGCTATACTCTACTATTATAAAGGGAGGGAGCAAACGATCCTTTTCCTTGCCTTACTCGTATCGGCCTGGGCTCTGGCTCTGGCTTTGAAGCCTGTTTTTGAAGTCCCAAGACCTGAAGACGTCCGCTTTGTGACCTGCACCACGGGATACTCCATGCCGAGCGGGCATTCTCTCATGTCCTTTGCTCTGGCTATATTTTTACATCCGAGGGCAGGAAAATACAAACTTTTAGTCTGGGTTTTTGCCATTACAGTAAGTTTGAGTCGGATATTTATAGGAGTTCATTACCCTTCGGATGTGATCGTAGGTGCATTTATCGGCTGCCTGGCCGGAATATTCTGGCTTTATGTCGAAAAGATGCTGACAAAGTACGGGCTTTTAGGTAACTCCGGAACCCCGGCAGGAAAGTGA
- a CDS encoding CcmD family protein: MEPFILAFAISWILIFAYLLSLLKTYAEFNKRLM, from the coding sequence ATGGAACCTTTTATTCTGGCGTTTGCAATCAGCTGGATACTCATATTTGCCTACCTCCTTTCACTACTCAAGACGTATGCGGAGTTCAACAAAAGATTAATGTAA
- a CDS encoding cytochrome c maturation protein CcmE — MNKKKKSLLAVAFIAGVFLIGLYGVDSSEGYLAVSELLSDPQGYTGKNVNAVGIVEAGSLEKAPGVTSFELEDENDENLKIHVNYVGDLPSNLAEGKQVTVSGTMISESTFEANKIITGCPSKYTE; from the coding sequence ATGAATAAAAAAAAGAAATCACTGCTTGCAGTTGCTTTTATTGCTGGTGTGTTCCTTATAGGGTTATACGGAGTCGACTCTTCAGAAGGATACCTTGCAGTATCTGAGCTGCTCTCTGACCCTCAGGGCTATACCGGGAAGAATGTGAATGCCGTAGGAATCGTAGAAGCAGGAAGCCTTGAAAAGGCTCCTGGTGTGACATCATTTGAACTGGAAGACGAAAATGATGAAAACCTTAAGATACATGTGAACTATGTAGGAGACCTCCCTTCTAATCTTGCCGAAGGAAAACAGGTAACCGTCAGCGGAACAATGATTTCCGAATCTACGTTTGAGGCAAATAAGATCATTACCGGATGCCCGTCAAAGTATACGGAGTAA
- a CDS encoding geranylfarnesyl diphosphate synthase, translating into MPVKVYGVILMNIEEWEEYRYVEAGIEDSIARIEDSSLKKMVEHVCHFGGKRIRPIILLLASEICSGSYSRSLDAALAVEMMHSASLIHDDLLDQGLIRRNLPSAPEKFGPSRALLCGDYLIAKSIAFISPYGEKVIRDFGKAGMDMAEGEVLDLRLDDDKFGEDDYFKCIYKKTASLFAISASIGAYTGGADEALAERFSFFGNSLGTAYQIVDDILEFLEVVEGKESKFTSETLPHIYMRKMSKEEALEKSIGSVKQHVSAAKETLGTFRACSARNKLFQITDYITVDMLENI; encoded by the coding sequence ATGCCCGTCAAAGTATACGGAGTAATATTGATGAATATTGAAGAGTGGGAAGAATACAGATATGTTGAAGCCGGGATCGAGGACTCAATTGCCCGGATAGAGGACTCCAGCTTAAAAAAAATGGTTGAACATGTCTGTCATTTCGGTGGAAAACGAATTAGGCCAATTATCCTGCTTCTGGCCAGTGAGATCTGTTCAGGCTCGTATTCCCGGAGCCTTGATGCTGCCCTTGCTGTTGAAATGATGCATTCGGCTTCTTTAATTCATGATGACCTGCTTGATCAGGGACTTATCCGAAGGAACCTGCCCTCTGCCCCCGAAAAATTCGGGCCTTCCAGAGCCCTGCTCTGTGGGGACTATCTCATTGCAAAATCAATTGCTTTTATATCTCCTTATGGGGAAAAAGTCATTAGGGACTTCGGAAAAGCCGGAATGGATATGGCGGAAGGAGAAGTTCTTGACCTGAGGCTTGATGACGATAAGTTCGGAGAAGACGATTATTTTAAATGCATATATAAAAAGACAGCTTCTCTATTCGCAATCAGTGCATCCATTGGAGCATATACCGGAGGAGCTGATGAGGCTCTTGCGGAGCGTTTTAGCTTCTTTGGAAATTCCCTGGGAACTGCATACCAGATTGTTGATGACATCCTTGAATTTTTAGAAGTTGTTGAGGGCAAGGAGTCCAAATTCACGTCTGAAACCTTGCCGCACATTTACATGAGGAAGATGTCAAAGGAAGAAGCCTTAGAAAAGTCCATAGGTTCTGTAAAGCAGCACGTTAGTGCCGCAAAAGAAACCCTGGGAACATTCAGAGCATGTTCGGCAAGGAATAAACTTTTCCAGATAACGGATTATATAACTGTAGACATGCTTGAGAATATCTGA
- a CDS encoding radical SAM protein — protein sequence MRVYDSPVIKVNASTENEKMVLDAEGPLSHLAKPFLKRINNIFAEEKPISISEEEIIFSTWIPPIPGPVFSRVISAEIAAIRKKRVPDQFSIGITARCPNRCIHCGAADIKPEKELTLDEICSAIDQSLDLGAYLVSFDGGETMLRNDLVEMVARVNKTRAIATCFTSGFKLSEERAKALKVAGLYATRISLDSPFEAEHDRIRGRTGAYKDAIDGIKNANAAGILTDMFVVVSPHNIDDLEEFYSLAADLEMKEMSIYEIIAVGRWLEHEDEVISEKDVSRLQSFQKSTNSKPEGPRVTAFPYFMGPELFGCFAGRRWMHVASDGEVMPCAYTPLSFGNVSEEPLETIWRRMGKHNAYKKDDAAYCMMRNPEFRKEYIHTIPKGAKIPYRLK from the coding sequence ATGCGAGTATATGATAGCCCGGTGATTAAGGTAAACGCCAGCACGGAAAATGAAAAGATGGTGCTCGATGCAGAAGGCCCTCTTTCCCACCTTGCAAAACCCTTTCTGAAACGTATAAATAACATCTTTGCGGAAGAAAAACCAATTTCAATAAGCGAAGAAGAGATTATATTTTCTACCTGGATTCCCCCTATCCCGGGCCCTGTTTTCAGCAGGGTTATAAGTGCTGAAATTGCCGCCATAAGGAAGAAGCGCGTTCCGGATCAATTTTCAATAGGGATTACCGCTCGCTGTCCAAACAGGTGTATTCATTGCGGGGCAGCCGACATAAAACCTGAAAAGGAACTGACTCTGGATGAAATCTGTTCCGCTATTGACCAGAGCCTTGACCTTGGAGCCTATCTGGTTTCCTTTGATGGCGGGGAGACGATGCTCAGAAATGACCTCGTTGAGATGGTTGCCAGGGTAAACAAGACAAGAGCAATTGCCACATGTTTTACTTCAGGCTTCAAGCTCTCCGAAGAAAGAGCGAAGGCCCTTAAGGTTGCAGGGCTGTATGCCACAAGGATTAGCCTTGATAGTCCTTTTGAAGCCGAGCATGACCGCATCAGAGGCCGAACCGGGGCATACAAAGATGCAATTGACGGGATAAAGAATGCAAATGCTGCAGGAATCCTTACTGACATGTTTGTCGTTGTATCACCGCATAACATCGATGACCTTGAGGAGTTTTACTCCCTTGCAGCCGATTTGGAAATGAAGGAAATGTCAATTTATGAGATCATTGCGGTAGGGCGCTGGCTTGAGCACGAGGACGAGGTAATAAGCGAAAAGGACGTCTCGAGGCTTCAGAGTTTCCAGAAATCCACGAATAGCAAACCTGAAGGTCCGAGGGTTACGGCTTTTCCCTATTTTATGGGACCTGAACTTTTCGGATGCTTTGCTGGCAGGCGCTGGATGCATGTCGCTTCGGACGGAGAGGTAATGCCCTGTGCGTATACTCCACTATCTTTTGGCAATGTCTCCGAAGAGCCCCTGGAGACCATCTGGAGGCGCATGGGGAAACATAATGCTTACAAAAAGGATGACGCAGCCTATTGCATGATGCGAAACCCGGAATTCCGGAAGGAGTACATACATACCATTCCCAAAGGAGCAAAAATTCCTTACCGGCTTAAATAA
- the ahaH gene encoding ATP synthase archaeal subunit H, whose translation MAKNEILSEIKKAEESAKAMVDEAIDSKNKRISDARAEAREILRQAEIDAHKAAQDSFKVGEEKILEERDKIVNDGEKNALAMSQKAQANIDKSVNYLVQEFERAVLNE comes from the coding sequence ATGGCTAAAAATGAAATCTTATCCGAAATAAAAAAGGCGGAAGAGAGCGCTAAAGCAATGGTTGATGAAGCCATTGATTCCAAAAACAAGCGCATTTCCGATGCCCGGGCCGAAGCCAGGGAAATCCTGCGACAGGCCGAAATCGATGCACATAAAGCTGCACAAGACTCTTTTAAAGTAGGTGAAGAAAAGATCCTGGAGGAAAGAGATAAGATCGTCAACGATGGTGAAAAAAACGCATTAGCCATGTCCCAAAAAGCTCAAGCTAATATCGACAAATCCGTCAATTACCTTGTACAGGAGTTTGAGAGGGCGGTCCTTAATGAGTAG